A region of the Mesoterricola sediminis genome:
ACCGGCGAGGGCGTCGGCGAGGTGGCGCTGGAGCTGGGCGTACGTGGTTCCGTGCATAGGTCCGAACAGCCATCCTACCCGGAGGCGGGCCTATCGGGCGGCCATCAGTTCCTTGGCGCGCGCCTGGCTGGTGTTGGCCACCTCCTCGTGGAGGCTGCCGCCGTGGCTGTCCATGGTGACCACGAGGGGGAAGTCCTCCACCTCGATGATCCAGAAGGCCTCGGGGCTGCCGAACTCCTCCAGCATCTTCACGTCCACGACCCGCTTGACCCGCTCGGCCAGGAGGGCCCCGGCGCCGCCCGTGGCGTGGAAGTAGCAGGCCCCCGCCTTCCGGAGGCCGTCCGAGGTCTTCTTGCCCATGCCGCCCTTGCCGATGACGCCGCGGACGTTGTAGGTCTCCAGGACATCCGCCTGGTAGGGCTCCTCGCGGATGCTGGTGGTGGGGCCGGCGGACACGAAGGTCCAGGACCCATCGGCCTGCCTGGCCACGACGGGGCCGCAGTGGTAGATGACGGCCTCCTCCAGGATGGGCTTCAG
Encoded here:
- a CDS encoding FumA C-terminus/TtdB family hydratase beta subunit; protein product: MKKIITPISEAVIRELKVGDEILLNGKVVLSRDIGHKFMVEKKPEWLKPILEEAVIYHCGPVVARQADGSWTFVSAGPTTSIREEPYQADVLETYNVRGVIGKGGMGKKTSDGLRKAGACYFHATGGAGALLAERVKRVVDVKMLEEFGSPEAFWIIEVEDFPLVVTMDSHGGSLHEEVANTSQARAKELMAAR